A DNA window from Branchiostoma lanceolatum isolate klBraLanc5 chromosome 17, klBraLanc5.hap2, whole genome shotgun sequence contains the following coding sequences:
- the LOC136422830 gene encoding uncharacterized protein, translating to MTMALTGTDPTSLYVSVCRYILSDSGLEDLYRMLPYLKQALSCCVCENLLQDPYGPHGSPCHHYVCRNCLGGRKVLRPPCGWCAEYRDFVPCRQQHILLNCYKKLCEYVACTSSGRSLLSANGASSSVLTSLQEGLMLPCDSPIPDREVTLLTGRGPTGPPVHTQQRVRGRGSHRVHRRWRRGGRGRGSRGGLGRGGVHHQRRSIISITPHGNRWRQRGVASRGTRHQVISREIRNLAGWGSFHQLELDDKQEETEVEDNVSVASNPSPPEKRSCRCGTFCEPSELTCHRQRCPCYSNQLSCAGCRCRGCKNPYKEDDGKKEDKATE from the exons ATGACCATGGCTCTGACCGGTACAGACCCCACGTCGCTGTACGTGTCCGTGTGCCGGTACATACTGTCGGACAGCGGTCTGGAGGACCTGTACCGCATGCTGCCGTACCTCAAGCAG GCCCTGTCATGCTGTGTATGTGAAAACCTGCTGCAGGACCCATATGGACCCCACGGTTCCCCCTGTCATCACTATGTCTGCAG GAACTGCCTGGGAGGGAGAAAGGTATTGCGGCCGCCCTGTGGGTGGTGTGCCGAGTACCGTGACTTTGTGCCCTGCCGACAACAGCACATCCTCCTCAACTGCTACAAGAAGCTGTGCGAGTATGTGGCCTGCACTTCAAGTGGGCGGTCCCTTCTTAG TGCCAATGGAGCGTCCAGCAGTGTCCTAACATCCCTGCAGGAAGGCCTGATGTTGCCATGTGACTCCCCTATTCCTGACCGGGAGGTGACTCTACTGACGGGCAGAGGGCCTACTGGTCCCCCCGTACACACTCAACAGAGAGTGAGAG GGCGTGGCTCCCACCGTGTACACAGGCGCTGGAGAAGAGGTGGGCGGGGACGGGGCAGTCGTGGCGGACTCGGTCGCGGCGGTGTCCACCATCAGCGCCGGTCCATCATCTCCATCACCCCGCACGGTAACCGCTGGCGCCAGCGCGGGGTCGCGAGCCGCGGTACCCGCCACCAGGTCATCAGCCGCGAGATCCGTAACCTGGCGGGGTGGGGCAGCTTCCACCAACTAGAGCTGGACGACAAGCAGGAAGAGACCGAGGTGGAGGACAATGTCTCCGTGGCGTCAAACCCTTCCCCGCCAGAGAAACGCTCGTGCCGCTGTGGGACGTTCTGCGAGCCAAGCGAGCTAACGTGCCACAGGCAGCGGTGCCCGTGCTACTCAAACCAGCTGTCGTGCGCCGGCTGTCGCTGTCGAGGCTGTAAAAATCCCTACAAGGAGGACGACGGGAAGAAAGAGGACAAAGCAACAGAGTAA